One part of the Podarcis muralis chromosome 3, rPodMur119.hap1.1, whole genome shotgun sequence genome encodes these proteins:
- the FBXO16 gene encoding F-box only protein 16 isoform X2, which translates to MAFAPPRNLDGPKMQTKMSTWTPLNHQLMNDKVFEERRNLLGKWFDKWTDNQRRRVLLDFLERCSLLQLRFCVKQLQARVPVEALDFTTKLPRVLSLYIFSFLDPRSLSRCAQVSWHWKNLAELDQLWMPKCLRFGWYLNFSPTPFEQGIWKRHYIEVVNEFWVNSPKTPPKEDFVVVDVQPITKEGLEVKQSLSPSVLQSAPPLGKKMSKEKQDLPPWRSSDKHPTDTVRFNYLDNFDPIEQARQARKKGGGLTPDLSQSAFQKKRRPSSASYKLRKAKSLVSLSADLGSQPKAPARPNWATYHPARYPATKAMAKILAQSAQWNAGIRPAPAQGPVPQLSEKGKKAFARTSRSSPTSPLFESQPWELPPSDMGSDAEQEDGEKRLFKATHLN; encoded by the exons ATGGCATTTGCACCTCCCAGAAACCTGGATGGCCCGAAGATGCAAACCAAGATGAGCACATGGACACCCCTGAATCACCAGTTGATGAATGACAAG GTATTTGAAGAAAGAAGAAACCTGTTGGGGAAATGG TTTGACAAATGGACAGACAACCAGAGGCGAAGAGTCTTGCTGGACTTCCTGGAGCGCTGCTCCCTCTTGCAGCTCAGGTTCTGCGTCAAGCAGCTGCAGGCTCGAGTTCCAGTGGAGGCCCTGGATTTCACCACCAAGCTCCCCAGGGTTTTGTCCCTCTACATCTTTTCTTTCCTGGACCCTCGTAGTCTCTCCCGATGTGCTCAG GTGAGCTGGCACTGGAAGAACTTGGCAGAACTAGATCAGCTCTGGATGCCAAAATGTCTGCGCTTTGGGTGGTATCTCAATTTCTCTCCAACCCCGTTTGAGCAAGGAATCTGGAAGAGACACTACATTGAGGTGGTGAATGAGTTCTGGGTCAACAGCCCTAAG ACCCCTCCAAAAGAGGACTTTGTGGTGGTTGATGTTCAGCCTATAACGAAAGAGGGTCTGGAGGTGAAACAGTCCCTGTCACCGTCAGTCCTCCAGTCAGCACCTCCTCTCGGAAAGAAGATGAGCAAGGAGAAGCAAGATCTCCCTCCCTGGCGTTCTTCAGATAAGCATCCTACAGACACCGTCAGATTCAATTACCTGGACAACTTTGATCCCATCGAGCAAGCGAGGCAGGC taggaagaaaggaggagggctCACCCCAGACCTCAGCCAGTCGGCCTTCCAGAAGAAAAGGAGACCAAGCAGTGCATCGTACAAACTCCGAAAAGCAAAGTCCCTG GTATCCCTCTCTGCAGACCTTGGCTCACAGCCAAAAGCCCCCGCTCGCCCCAACTGGGCTACTTACCACCCTGCGCGCTATCCTGCCACCAAAGCAATGGCCAAGATCCTTGCCCAGAGCGCCCAGTGGAACGCTGGGATACGGCCGGCGCCTGCCCAGGGTCCAGTCCCACAGCTGAGCGAGAAGGGGAAGAAGGCCTTTGCACGAACAAGCAGAAGCTCTCCAA CATCTCCACTCTTTGAAAGCCAGCCCTGGGAACTTCCCCCATCAGACATGGGATCTGATGCAGAACAGGAGGATGGAGAAAAGAGACTTTTCAAAGCAACACACTTGAATTAA
- the FBXO16 gene encoding F-box only protein 16 isoform X4 — protein MGNDIFFPHLQIPCASLLIFDKWTDNQRRRVLLDFLERCSLLQLRFCVKQLQARVPVEALDFTTKLPRVLSLYIFSFLDPRSLSRCAQVSWHWKNLAELDQLWMPKCLRFGWYLNFSPTPFEQGIWKRHYIEVVNEFWVNSPKTPPKEDFVVVDVQPITKEGLEVKQSLSPSVLQSAPPLGKKMSKEKQDLPPWRSSDKHPTDTVRFNYLDNFDPIEQARQARKKGGGLTPDLSQSAFQKKRRPSSASYKLRKAKSLVSLSADLGSQPKAPARPNWATYHPARYPATKAMAKILAQSAQWNAGIRPAPAQGPVPQLSEKGKKAFARTSRSSPTSPLFESQPWELPPSDMGSDAEQEDGEKRLFKATHLN, from the exons ATGGGTAATGATATTTTCTTCCCTCATCTGCAAATCCCATGTGCTTCATTGCTTATT TTTGACAAATGGACAGACAACCAGAGGCGAAGAGTCTTGCTGGACTTCCTGGAGCGCTGCTCCCTCTTGCAGCTCAGGTTCTGCGTCAAGCAGCTGCAGGCTCGAGTTCCAGTGGAGGCCCTGGATTTCACCACCAAGCTCCCCAGGGTTTTGTCCCTCTACATCTTTTCTTTCCTGGACCCTCGTAGTCTCTCCCGATGTGCTCAG GTGAGCTGGCACTGGAAGAACTTGGCAGAACTAGATCAGCTCTGGATGCCAAAATGTCTGCGCTTTGGGTGGTATCTCAATTTCTCTCCAACCCCGTTTGAGCAAGGAATCTGGAAGAGACACTACATTGAGGTGGTGAATGAGTTCTGGGTCAACAGCCCTAAG ACCCCTCCAAAAGAGGACTTTGTGGTGGTTGATGTTCAGCCTATAACGAAAGAGGGTCTGGAGGTGAAACAGTCCCTGTCACCGTCAGTCCTCCAGTCAGCACCTCCTCTCGGAAAGAAGATGAGCAAGGAGAAGCAAGATCTCCCTCCCTGGCGTTCTTCAGATAAGCATCCTACAGACACCGTCAGATTCAATTACCTGGACAACTTTGATCCCATCGAGCAAGCGAGGCAGGC taggaagaaaggaggagggctCACCCCAGACCTCAGCCAGTCGGCCTTCCAGAAGAAAAGGAGACCAAGCAGTGCATCGTACAAACTCCGAAAAGCAAAGTCCCTG GTATCCCTCTCTGCAGACCTTGGCTCACAGCCAAAAGCCCCCGCTCGCCCCAACTGGGCTACTTACCACCCTGCGCGCTATCCTGCCACCAAAGCAATGGCCAAGATCCTTGCCCAGAGCGCCCAGTGGAACGCTGGGATACGGCCGGCGCCTGCCCAGGGTCCAGTCCCACAGCTGAGCGAGAAGGGGAAGAAGGCCTTTGCACGAACAAGCAGAAGCTCTCCAA CATCTCCACTCTTTGAAAGCCAGCCCTGGGAACTTCCCCCATCAGACATGGGATCTGATGCAGAACAGGAGGATGGAGAAAAGAGACTTTTCAAAGCAACACACTTGAATTAA